The nucleotide window CGCCTCGACGGGCACCAGGACCGCTTTCGGGGCCGAGCCTGCGGGCGTCCAGCTCGGTGACCGGGTCCCTCTCGGACATGGTCTCGGGAATGGTCCCGGACATGGCGGTCCTCCTGTTCCTCATCGTGCTTCCGAAGCTCCTGCCTCCGAAGCTCCTGCTTCCGAAGCTCCTGCCTCCGAAGTGCGGACTCCGTCGCCGCTCCGGATTCATCGGTGCCCGGCTAGGCTCGACCTGCGGGTCCATGAAGGTCAGCGGGCAGGAGAGCGTGGAATGACGACGGTGCCGGGGCGCAGTAGCAGTACGTTCACCCGTCTGCTACGGCACGGTTTCACCGATCCCTCCGCAGCCGAACGGCTCCTGGAGCTGGGTGCCCTCTCCTCCGTACGGTCCGATCCGGTCCTGCTCGAAGCGCTCGGCGCGACCGCCGACCCCGATCTGGCACTGCGGAGCCTCGTCCGGGTGGTCGAGGCCGAGGAGGCCGACGAGCGGCAGAGGCTGCTGGACACGCTGGTCACCGCCAAGCCCCTCCGGGACCGGCTCCTCGGCGTGCTCGGTGCCTCGGAGGCGCTCGGGGACCACCTGGCGCGCCACCCGCGCGACTGGCGGGCACTCGTCACGTACGAGGCCACCGACCTGCACCCGGGCGTGGCCGAATTCGAGCGGGGGCTCGCCGACGCCGTGGATCCGGACACGCTGCGCATCTCCTACCGTCGCTGCCTGCTGGCCATAGCGGCCCGGGACGTCTGCGGCACCATCGATGTCGCCGAGACCGCCGCCGAGCTGGCCGACCTGGCGACGGCCACGCTCCGGGCGGCGCTCGCCATCGCCCGTACGGCCACGCCCGCCGACGCCGCCCTCTGCCGGGTCGCCGTCATCGCGATGGGCAAGTGCGGCGGCCACGAACTGAACTACGTCTCCGACGTCGACGTGATCTTCGTGGCGGAGCCCGCCGACGGGGTCGAGGAGAGCATGGCGGTGCCCGCCGCCACCAGGCTGGCCGCCCACATGATGCGGATCTGCTCCGACACGACGGGCGAGGGCACCATCTGGCCGGTCGACGCCAACCTCCGCCCCGAGGGGCGCAACGGCCCCCTCGTCCGGACTCTCTCCTCCCACCTCGCGTACTACCAGCGCTGGGCCAAGACCTGGGAGTTCCAGGCACTGCTGAAGGCCCGGCCGGTCGCCGGTGACCCCGAGCTGGGCGCCGAGTACGTCGAGGCGGTCTCTCCGCTGGTGTGGCAGGCAGCCGAACGGGACAACTTCGTCGCCGACGTGCAGAAGATGCGCCGCCGTGTCGTCGAGACCATTCCGGTGGACCGCGTCGACCGCGAACTGAAGCTGGGACCGGGCGGGCTGCGTGACGTCGAGTTCGCCGTCCAGCTGCTCCAGCTCGTACACGGCCGCAGCGACGCGAGTCTGCACAGCGGATCCACGCTGGAGGCGCTGCGGGCGCTCGCCGAAGGCGGCTACGTGGGGCGCGTCGACGCCGCGCACTTCGACGAGGCGTACCGCTTCCTGCGTGCCATGGAGCACCGCATCCAGCTCTACCGGCTGCGCCGCACCCACCTCGTGCCCGAGGGCGAGGCGGACCTGCGCCGGCTCGGCCGGTCCCTCGGGATGCGTACGGACCCGGTCGCCGAACTCAACAAGGCGTGGAAGCGCCACGCGTCCGTCGTGCGCCGGCTGCACGAGAAGCTCTTCTACCGGCCTTTGCTGGACGCTGTCGCCCAGCTGGCCCCCGGCGAGTCCCGGCTCAGTGCCAAGGCCGCCGGAATCCGGCTGGAAGCCCTCGGCTACGCGGACCCGGCAGCGGCCCTGCGGCATCTGGAGGCGCTGTCGTCCGGGGTCTCCCGCAAGGCCGCCATCCAGCGCACGCTGCTGCCGGTGCTGCTCGGCTGGTTCGCGGACTCCGCCGACCCGGACGCCGGACTCCTCGGCTTCCGCAAGGTCTCGGACGCGCTGGGCAAGACGCCCTGGTACCTGCGGCTCCTGCGCGACGAGGGGGCGGCGGCGGAGAACCTCGCCCGTGTCCTGTCCGCCGGGCGCCTCGCTCCCGACCTGCTGCTGCGCGCCCCGGAGGCCGTGGCGATCCTCGGCGATCCAGAGGGCCTGAAGCCGCGCACCAGGGAACACCTGGAGCAGGAGGTGCTGGCCGCGGTGGGGCGGGCCGACGGTGCCGAGTCCGCGGTCGCGGCGGTGCGTGGCATACGGCGCCGGGAGCTGTTCCGGACGACTGCGGCCGACATCATCCGCTCGTACGGAACGGAGGAGAGCCCCGCCGAACAGGACCTGGGCGCACTCGTCGACCGGGTCGGCTCCGCGGTCTCCGACCTGAACGCCGCCACTTTGTCGGGCGCGCTGCGGGCCGCCGTACGGGAGCGCTGGGGAGACACCCTCCCGACCCGGTTCGCGGTGATCGGGATGGGCCGCTTCGGGGGGCACGAGCTGGGGTACGGCTCCGACGCGGACGTGCTGTTCGTCCATGAGCCGCGGGAGGGGGTGAGCGACCAGGAGGCGTCCCGGGCCGCCAACACGGTCGTGTCGGAGATGCGCAGGCTGCTCCAACTGCCCACTGCGGATCCGCCGCTGCTGATCGACGCCGATCTGCGGCCGGAGGGCAAGAGCGGCCCGATGGTGCGGACACTCAAGTCGTACGGGGCGTACTACCGGCGGTGGGCGCTGATCTGGGAGAGCCAGGCGCTGTTGCGGGCCGAGCCGGTCGCGGGCGACGAGGAGCTGGGGCGCGAGTTCATTGATCTGATCGATCCGCTTCGGTATCCGATGGAGGGGCTGGGGGACGACGCGGTCCGCGAGATCCGCCGGCTCAAGGCCCGGATGGAGTCCGAGCGCATGCCGCGCGGCGCCGATCCGACGCTGCACGCGAAACTGGGGCGCGGCGGGCTCAGTGACGTCGAATGGACCGTTCAGCTCATGCAGTTGCAGCACGGCTGGGTCGAGCCGGGGCTGCGGACGACGCGTACGAGGGAGGCACTCGCCGCGGCCTGTGCGGCCGGACTCATTCCGGCCGAGGAAGCGCAGACCCTGGACGAGGCATGGGTGCTGGCGACGCGGGTGCGCAACGCCGTGATGCTGGTGCGGGGACGGCCGGGAGACACGTTCCCGTCGAACCCGCGCGAGCTCACGGCTGTGGGGCGGTACCTGGGGTACGAGCCGGGGCACGTCGGCGACATGCTGGACGACTACCGGCGGATTACGCGGCGGGCCCGGGCGGTGATGGAGGAGCGGTTCTACGGGGCG belongs to Streptomyces finlayi and includes:
- a CDS encoding bifunctional [glutamine synthetase] adenylyltransferase/[glutamine synthetase]-adenylyl-L-tyrosine phosphorylase; amino-acid sequence: MTTVPGRSSSTFTRLLRHGFTDPSAAERLLELGALSSVRSDPVLLEALGATADPDLALRSLVRVVEAEEADERQRLLDTLVTAKPLRDRLLGVLGASEALGDHLARHPRDWRALVTYEATDLHPGVAEFERGLADAVDPDTLRISYRRCLLAIAARDVCGTIDVAETAAELADLATATLRAALAIARTATPADAALCRVAVIAMGKCGGHELNYVSDVDVIFVAEPADGVEESMAVPAATRLAAHMMRICSDTTGEGTIWPVDANLRPEGRNGPLVRTLSSHLAYYQRWAKTWEFQALLKARPVAGDPELGAEYVEAVSPLVWQAAERDNFVADVQKMRRRVVETIPVDRVDRELKLGPGGLRDVEFAVQLLQLVHGRSDASLHSGSTLEALRALAEGGYVGRVDAAHFDEAYRFLRAMEHRIQLYRLRRTHLVPEGEADLRRLGRSLGMRTDPVAELNKAWKRHASVVRRLHEKLFYRPLLDAVAQLAPGESRLSAKAAGIRLEALGYADPAAALRHLEALSSGVSRKAAIQRTLLPVLLGWFADSADPDAGLLGFRKVSDALGKTPWYLRLLRDEGAAAENLARVLSAGRLAPDLLLRAPEAVAILGDPEGLKPRTREHLEQEVLAAVGRADGAESAVAAVRGIRRRELFRTTAADIIRSYGTEESPAEQDLGALVDRVGSAVSDLNAATLSGALRAAVRERWGDTLPTRFAVIGMGRFGGHELGYGSDADVLFVHEPREGVSDQEASRAANTVVSEMRRLLQLPTADPPLLIDADLRPEGKSGPMVRTLKSYGAYYRRWALIWESQALLRAEPVAGDEELGREFIDLIDPLRYPMEGLGDDAVREIRRLKARMESERMPRGADPTLHAKLGRGGLSDVEWTVQLMQLQHGWVEPGLRTTRTREALAAACAAGLIPAEEAQTLDEAWVLATRVRNAVMLVRGRPGDTFPSNPRELTAVGRYLGYEPGHVGDMLDDYRRITRRARAVMEERFYGAV